The following coding sequences lie in one Apium graveolens cultivar Ventura chromosome 3, ASM990537v1, whole genome shotgun sequence genomic window:
- the LOC141712757 gene encoding uncharacterized protein LOC141712757 isoform X5, which yields MYDGQEAVTHRMDFSSRMGEVDPAIVTMLQGMLECENVLVGMFKQLRDRITGSQPEPVTLRLLARRTSDGRLENIPTENDYKFAGLVVDNDFTNHRDVVAEHKKTGLQHISDLHPSYMSLQYPLLFPYGEDGYRTNIKHRNAENSEFKKNNKVSMREYYVFRAQYRKGEGHTIILGGRLFLQFIVDAWCSVEHGRLIWVRRHQSLIRSELYNNIVDSMRRGDVDATDLGKRVVLPSSFTGGYRYMQQNFQDSLALCKEFGHPDLFITFTCNPKWAEIQHAVHASGSHDASVRPDIVARVFKMKLDTMINDLTKKHVLGHLVGVGYQAVSQFMMHGPCGTANPKCPCMSNGQCTKHYPKSFRDATTLDDDGYTIYRRDMKITVECNGIHLDNRHVVPYHRGLLVKYQGHINVEWCNRSLSIKYLFKYIGKGPDTATIRLEQGRQHQHGSEDASSSVWRNNCDEVSNYLSCRYVSAAEASWRLFEFPIHYREPFVQRLYFHLENEQEVKFCDNETLPEVVRRVDPDGTMFIQWMLNNHFDSLGHNLTFTKYPTKFRWDSSAKRWFRRKQNVNVVGRMVYAHPASAFPCVHR from the exons ATGTATGATGGTCAAGAAGCTGTCACCCACCGAATGGATTTCTCGAGCAGGATGGGGGAGGTGGATCCAGCGATTGTGACCATGTTACAGGGAATGTTGGAATGTGAAAATGTATTGGTGGGTATGTTTAAACAATTGCGGGACCGCATCACGGGTTCTCAACCTGAACCAGTTACCTTGAGGTTGTTGGCAAGAAGAACATCTGATGGACGTCTCGAAAACATCCCAACTGAAAATGATTACAAATTTGCTGGCCTTGTGGTGGATAATGACTTTACAAATCACCGTGATGTTGTGGCTGAGCATAAAAAAACGGGCCTACAACATATCAGTGACCTCCATCCTTCTTACATGTCATTACAATACCCTTTACTATTCCCATATGGGGAAGACGGATACCGAACCAATATTAAGCACCGTAATGCTGAAAATTCTgagtttaaaaaaaataacaagGTCAGCATGCGAGAATATTATGTGTTTCGGGCACAATATCGCAAGGGTGAAGGACATACAATAATTCTCGGAGGCCGCCTATTCTTGCAATTCATAGTTGACGCCTGGTGCTCGGTGGAACACGGTCGTTTAATATGGGTACGAAGACACCAATCTCTAATAAGATCGGAACTTTACAATAACATTGTAGACAGTATGAGACGGGGTGATGTAGATGCCACAGATTTGGGAAAACGAGTGGTCCTGCCATCAAGTTTCACTGGTGGGTATAGATATATGCAGCAGAATTTTCAAGATTCTTTGGCTCTATGCAAGGAATTTGGCCACCCAGATTTGTTCATCACTTTTACCTGTAACCCGAAATGGGCTGAAATCCAGCATGCAGTTCATGCATCAGGCTCGCATGATGCTTCTGTGCGTCCAGATATTGTGGCACGCGTTTTTAAGATGAAACTAGACACCATGATAAATGACCTTACCAAAAAACATGTTCTAGGTCATCTCGTTGGAG TAGGTTACCAAGCTGTCTCTCAGTTTATGATGCATGGGCCATGCGGCACAGCAAACCCTAAATGTCCATGCATGTCCAATGGCCAGTGCACAAAACATTATCCAAAAAGCTTCAGGGATGCCACAACTTTGGATGATGACGGCTACACTATTTATAGGAGGGATATGAAAATTACAGTGGAGTGTAATGGAATACATCTAGATAACAG GCATGTTGTACCCTACCACCGTGGGTTGCTTGTCAAATACCAGGGGCATATAAATGTTGAGTGGTGCAATCGGTCTCTCtcaattaaatatttatttaaatatatcgGCAAGGGGCCGGATACGGCAACAATTCGATTGGAACAGGGTAGGCAGCACCAGCATGGAAGTGAAGATGCATCATCTTCGGTCTGGAGAAACAATTGCGATGAGGTCAGCAACTATCTCTCATGTCGATATGTATCAGCGGCTGAGGCCAGTTGGCGCCTGTTTGAGTTTCCCATACATTATAGGGAGCCATTTGTTCAGCGTTTATACTTTCATTTGGAAAATGAACAGGAGGTTAAATTTTGTGACAACGAGACCTTGCCTGAGGTTGTTCGTAGGGTTGATCCTGATGGCACAATGTTCATTCAGTGGATGCTTAACAATCATTTTGATAGCCTAGGGCATAATTTAACCTTCACAAAATACCCTACAAAGTTTCGTTGGGATTCATCCGCTAAGCGATGGTTTCGCCGAAAACAAAATGTCAACGTTGTTGGCCGCATGGTCTATGCACACCCGGCCTCAG CTTTCCCTTGCGTACACAGGTGA
- the LOC141712757 gene encoding uncharacterized protein LOC141712757 isoform X20, producing the protein MRIERDVPPITIQGKKLHFRDWVLALGDGLQETIALGDDLDPSWLSLAYTGDPIEAIVNDIYKDLHHMLGDLEYLRSRAILTPLNESVENVNMTVLQRLPGEFKEYKSCDTICKGSSNSEVDEVLYPPEYLNSLKFSGMSNHEIKVKIGAPIMLLRNLNAKKGLCNGTRLIITRCYPFLIEAVIITGKRIGETTYIPRITMCPPDKTLPFVLKRKQFPISVCYAMTVNKIQGQTVHNVGLYLPNPVFGHGQMYVTVSRVTSPAGLKIVTVDNDSTHNGYTKNIVYREIFDNLV; encoded by the exons ATGCGGATTGAGCGAGATGTTCCCCCTATTACAATCCAGGGCAAAAAATTACATTTTAGAGACTGGGTTTTAGCTCTGGGGGATGGATTGCAAGAAACCATTGCACTAGGTGATGACCTGGACCCTTCGTGG CTTTCCCTTGCGTACACAGGTGATCCCATCGAAGCAATAGTCAATGACATTTACAAAGACTTACATCACATGCTTGGAGACCTAGAGTATCTACGCAGTAGGGCAATACTGACACCACTTAATGAAAGCGTTGAAAATGTCAATATGACAGTTTTACAAAGACTACCAGGAGAGTTTAAAGAATACAAAAGTTGTGATACTATCTGTAAGGGTTCGTCCAATTCCGAGGTAGACGAAGTGCTGTACCCTCCAGAATACCTGAACTCCCTCAAATTTAGTGGCATGTCAAACCATGAAATTAAAGTCAAAATCGGTGCCCCAATCATGTTGTTACGTAACCTAAATGCCAAAAAAGGGTTATGCAATGGAACTCGCCTCATAATCACTCGGTGTTACCCCTTTCTTATTGAAGCGGTGATTATAACGGGCAAAAGAATTGGTGAAACCACTTACATTCCAAGAATAACTATGTGCCCTCCAGATAAGACTTTGCCTTTTGTGCTAAAAAGGAAGCAATTCCCAATTTCAGTTTGCTATGCAATGACTGTGAATAAAATCCAGGGGCAAACGGTACACAATGTGGGCTTGTACTTGCCTAACCCAGTATTTGGTCATGGGCAAATGTATGTCACAGTCTCAAGAGTAACTTCGCCAGCTGGTTTGAAAATAGTCACAGTGGACAATGATTCGACTCACAACGGCTACACCAAGAATATTGTATACCGAGAAATCTTTGATAATCTGGTGTAG
- the LOC141712757 gene encoding uncharacterized protein LOC141712757 isoform X6 codes for MYDGQEAVTHRMDFSSRMGEVDPAIVTMLQGMLECENVLVGMFKQLRDRITGSQPEPVTLRLLARRTSDGRLENIPTENDYKFAGLVVDNDFTNHRDVVAEHKKTGLQHISDLHPSYMSLQYPLLFPYGEDGYRTNIKHRNAENSEFKKNNKVSMREYYVFRAQYRKGEGHTIILGGRLFLQFIVDAWCSVEHGRLIWVRRHQSLIRSELYNNIVDSMRRGDVDATDLGKRVVLPSSFTGGYRYMQQNFQDSLALCKEFGHPDLFITFTCNPKWAEIQHAVHASGSHDASVRPDIVARVFKMKLDTMINDLTKKHVLGHLVGVGYQAVSQFMMHGPCGTANPKCPCMSNGQCTKHYPKSFRDATTLDDDGYTIYRRDMKITVECNGIHLDNRHVVPYHRGLLVKYQGHINVEWCNRSLSIKYLFKYIGKGPDTATIRLEQGRQHQHGSEDASSSVWRNNCDESSLAAFLPILWMLMNTKITWEA; via the exons ATGTATGATGGTCAAGAAGCTGTCACCCACCGAATGGATTTCTCGAGCAGGATGGGGGAGGTGGATCCAGCGATTGTGACCATGTTACAGGGAATGTTGGAATGTGAAAATGTATTGGTGGGTATGTTTAAACAATTGCGGGACCGCATCACGGGTTCTCAACCTGAACCAGTTACCTTGAGGTTGTTGGCAAGAAGAACATCTGATGGACGTCTCGAAAACATCCCAACTGAAAATGATTACAAATTTGCTGGCCTTGTGGTGGATAATGACTTTACAAATCACCGTGATGTTGTGGCTGAGCATAAAAAAACGGGCCTACAACATATCAGTGACCTCCATCCTTCTTACATGTCATTACAATACCCTTTACTATTCCCATATGGGGAAGACGGATACCGAACCAATATTAAGCACCGTAATGCTGAAAATTCTgagtttaaaaaaaataacaagGTCAGCATGCGAGAATATTATGTGTTTCGGGCACAATATCGCAAGGGTGAAGGACATACAATAATTCTCGGAGGCCGCCTATTCTTGCAATTCATAGTTGACGCCTGGTGCTCGGTGGAACACGGTCGTTTAATATGGGTACGAAGACACCAATCTCTAATAAGATCGGAACTTTACAATAACATTGTAGACAGTATGAGACGGGGTGATGTAGATGCCACAGATTTGGGAAAACGAGTGGTCCTGCCATCAAGTTTCACTGGTGGGTATAGATATATGCAGCAGAATTTTCAAGATTCTTTGGCTCTATGCAAGGAATTTGGCCACCCAGATTTGTTCATCACTTTTACCTGTAACCCGAAATGGGCTGAAATCCAGCATGCAGTTCATGCATCAGGCTCGCATGATGCTTCTGTGCGTCCAGATATTGTGGCACGCGTTTTTAAGATGAAACTAGACACCATGATAAATGACCTTACCAAAAAACATGTTCTAGGTCATCTCGTTGGAG TAGGTTACCAAGCTGTCTCTCAGTTTATGATGCATGGGCCATGCGGCACAGCAAACCCTAAATGTCCATGCATGTCCAATGGCCAGTGCACAAAACATTATCCAAAAAGCTTCAGGGATGCCACAACTTTGGATGATGACGGCTACACTATTTATAGGAGGGATATGAAAATTACAGTGGAGTGTAATGGAATACATCTAGATAACAG GCATGTTGTACCCTACCACCGTGGGTTGCTTGTCAAATACCAGGGGCATATAAATGTTGAGTGGTGCAATCGGTCTCTCtcaattaaatatttatttaaatatatcgGCAAGGGGCCGGATACGGCAACAATTCGATTGGAACAGGGTAGGCAGCACCAGCATGGAAGTGAAGATGCATCATCTTCGGTCTGGAGAAACAATTGCGATGAG TCTTCACTTGCTGCATTTCTGCCGATATTATGGATGCTGATGAATACAAAAATTACCTGGGAGGCATAG
- the LOC141712757 gene encoding uncharacterized protein LOC141712757 isoform X17, with amino-acid sequence MYDGQEAVTHRMDFSSRMGEVDPAIVTMLQGMLECENVLVGMFKQLRDRITGSQPEPVTLRLLARRTSDGRLENIPTENDYKFAGLVVDNDFTNHRDVVAEHKKTGLQHISDLHPSYMSLQYPLLFPYGEDGYRTNIKHRNAENSEFKKNNKVSMREYYVFRAQYRKGEGHTIILGGRLFLQFIVDAWCSVEHGRLIWVRRHQSLIRSELYNNIVDSMRRGDVDATDLGKRVVLPSSFTGGYRYMQQNFQDSLALCKEFGHPDLFITFTCNPKWAEIQHAVHASGSHDASVRPDIVARVFKMKLDTMINDLTKKHVLGHLVGAFPCVHR; translated from the exons ATGTATGATGGTCAAGAAGCTGTCACCCACCGAATGGATTTCTCGAGCAGGATGGGGGAGGTGGATCCAGCGATTGTGACCATGTTACAGGGAATGTTGGAATGTGAAAATGTATTGGTGGGTATGTTTAAACAATTGCGGGACCGCATCACGGGTTCTCAACCTGAACCAGTTACCTTGAGGTTGTTGGCAAGAAGAACATCTGATGGACGTCTCGAAAACATCCCAACTGAAAATGATTACAAATTTGCTGGCCTTGTGGTGGATAATGACTTTACAAATCACCGTGATGTTGTGGCTGAGCATAAAAAAACGGGCCTACAACATATCAGTGACCTCCATCCTTCTTACATGTCATTACAATACCCTTTACTATTCCCATATGGGGAAGACGGATACCGAACCAATATTAAGCACCGTAATGCTGAAAATTCTgagtttaaaaaaaataacaagGTCAGCATGCGAGAATATTATGTGTTTCGGGCACAATATCGCAAGGGTGAAGGACATACAATAATTCTCGGAGGCCGCCTATTCTTGCAATTCATAGTTGACGCCTGGTGCTCGGTGGAACACGGTCGTTTAATATGGGTACGAAGACACCAATCTCTAATAAGATCGGAACTTTACAATAACATTGTAGACAGTATGAGACGGGGTGATGTAGATGCCACAGATTTGGGAAAACGAGTGGTCCTGCCATCAAGTTTCACTGGTGGGTATAGATATATGCAGCAGAATTTTCAAGATTCTTTGGCTCTATGCAAGGAATTTGGCCACCCAGATTTGTTCATCACTTTTACCTGTAACCCGAAATGGGCTGAAATCCAGCATGCAGTTCATGCATCAGGCTCGCATGATGCTTCTGTGCGTCCAGATATTGTGGCACGCGTTTTTAAGATGAAACTAGACACCATGATAAATGACCTTACCAAAAAACATGTTCTAGGTCATCTCGTTGGAG CTTTCCCTTGCGTACACAGGTGA
- the LOC141712757 gene encoding uncharacterized protein LOC141712757 isoform X8 — protein sequence MYDGQEAVTHRMDFSSRMGEVDPAIVTMLQGMLECENVLVGMFKQLRDRITGSQPEPVTLRLLARRTSDGRLENIPTENDYKFAGLVVDNDFTNHRDVVAEHKKTGLQHISDLHPSYMSLQYPLLFPYGEDGYRTNIKHRNAENSEFKKNNKVSMREYYVFRAQYRKGEGHTIILGGRLFLQFIVDAWCSVEHGRLIWVRRHQSLIRSELYNNIVDSMRRGDVDATDLGKRVVLPSSFTGGYRYMQQNFQDSLALCKEFGHPDLFITFTCNPKWAEIQHAVHASGSHDASVRPDIVARVFKMKLDTMINDLTKKHVLGHLVGVFTCCISADIMDADEYKNYLGGIVAQIHEYYTDASFMAFNFLQGSRQTHLANILVGYDVTVMDYTRQYETSPLLTMEMLHHFLRSDTNQ from the exons ATGTATGATGGTCAAGAAGCTGTCACCCACCGAATGGATTTCTCGAGCAGGATGGGGGAGGTGGATCCAGCGATTGTGACCATGTTACAGGGAATGTTGGAATGTGAAAATGTATTGGTGGGTATGTTTAAACAATTGCGGGACCGCATCACGGGTTCTCAACCTGAACCAGTTACCTTGAGGTTGTTGGCAAGAAGAACATCTGATGGACGTCTCGAAAACATCCCAACTGAAAATGATTACAAATTTGCTGGCCTTGTGGTGGATAATGACTTTACAAATCACCGTGATGTTGTGGCTGAGCATAAAAAAACGGGCCTACAACATATCAGTGACCTCCATCCTTCTTACATGTCATTACAATACCCTTTACTATTCCCATATGGGGAAGACGGATACCGAACCAATATTAAGCACCGTAATGCTGAAAATTCTgagtttaaaaaaaataacaagGTCAGCATGCGAGAATATTATGTGTTTCGGGCACAATATCGCAAGGGTGAAGGACATACAATAATTCTCGGAGGCCGCCTATTCTTGCAATTCATAGTTGACGCCTGGTGCTCGGTGGAACACGGTCGTTTAATATGGGTACGAAGACACCAATCTCTAATAAGATCGGAACTTTACAATAACATTGTAGACAGTATGAGACGGGGTGATGTAGATGCCACAGATTTGGGAAAACGAGTGGTCCTGCCATCAAGTTTCACTGGTGGGTATAGATATATGCAGCAGAATTTTCAAGATTCTTTGGCTCTATGCAAGGAATTTGGCCACCCAGATTTGTTCATCACTTTTACCTGTAACCCGAAATGGGCTGAAATCCAGCATGCAGTTCATGCATCAGGCTCGCATGATGCTTCTGTGCGTCCAGATATTGTGGCACGCGTTTTTAAGATGAAACTAGACACCATGATAAATGACCTTACCAAAAAACATGTTCTAGGTCATCTCGTTGGAG TCTTCACTTGCTGCATTTCTGCCGATATTATGGATGCTGATGAATACAAAAATTACCTGGGAGGCATAGTAGCTCAAATTCATGAATACTACACTGATGCTTCCTTCATGGCGTTCAATTTTTTACAGGGAAGTAGGCAAACCCACCTTGCTAACATACTGGTTGGCTATGATGTGACTGTAATGGATTACACTCGGCAATATGAGACTTCCCCATTGCTTACAATGGAAATGCTTCACCATTTCCTCAGATCAG ATACGAACCAATAA
- the LOC141712757 gene encoding uncharacterized protein LOC141712757 isoform X7, giving the protein MYDGQEAVTHRMDFSSRMGEVDPAIVTMLQGMLECENVLVGMFKQLRDRITGSQPEPVTLRLLARRTSDGRLENIPTENDYKFAGLVVDNDFTNHRDVVAEHKKTGLQHISDLHPSYMSLQYPLLFPYGEDGYRTNIKHRNAENSEFKKNNKVSMREYYVFRAQYRKGEGHTIILGGRLFLQFIVDAWCSVEHGRLIWVRRHQSLIRSELYNNIVDSMRRGDVDATDLGKRVVLPSSFTGGYRYMQQNFQDSLALCKEFGHPDLFITFTCNPKWAEIQHAVHASGSHDASVRPDIVARVFKMKLDTMINDLTKKHVLGHLVGVFTCCISADIMDADEYKNYLGGIVAQIHEYYTDASFMAFNFLQGSRQTHLANILVGYDVTVMDYTRQYETSPLLTMEMLHHFLRSGEGWIVLAQHNVLLMHCDRGGWPILVFMLAALLIDTNQ; this is encoded by the exons ATGTATGATGGTCAAGAAGCTGTCACCCACCGAATGGATTTCTCGAGCAGGATGGGGGAGGTGGATCCAGCGATTGTGACCATGTTACAGGGAATGTTGGAATGTGAAAATGTATTGGTGGGTATGTTTAAACAATTGCGGGACCGCATCACGGGTTCTCAACCTGAACCAGTTACCTTGAGGTTGTTGGCAAGAAGAACATCTGATGGACGTCTCGAAAACATCCCAACTGAAAATGATTACAAATTTGCTGGCCTTGTGGTGGATAATGACTTTACAAATCACCGTGATGTTGTGGCTGAGCATAAAAAAACGGGCCTACAACATATCAGTGACCTCCATCCTTCTTACATGTCATTACAATACCCTTTACTATTCCCATATGGGGAAGACGGATACCGAACCAATATTAAGCACCGTAATGCTGAAAATTCTgagtttaaaaaaaataacaagGTCAGCATGCGAGAATATTATGTGTTTCGGGCACAATATCGCAAGGGTGAAGGACATACAATAATTCTCGGAGGCCGCCTATTCTTGCAATTCATAGTTGACGCCTGGTGCTCGGTGGAACACGGTCGTTTAATATGGGTACGAAGACACCAATCTCTAATAAGATCGGAACTTTACAATAACATTGTAGACAGTATGAGACGGGGTGATGTAGATGCCACAGATTTGGGAAAACGAGTGGTCCTGCCATCAAGTTTCACTGGTGGGTATAGATATATGCAGCAGAATTTTCAAGATTCTTTGGCTCTATGCAAGGAATTTGGCCACCCAGATTTGTTCATCACTTTTACCTGTAACCCGAAATGGGCTGAAATCCAGCATGCAGTTCATGCATCAGGCTCGCATGATGCTTCTGTGCGTCCAGATATTGTGGCACGCGTTTTTAAGATGAAACTAGACACCATGATAAATGACCTTACCAAAAAACATGTTCTAGGTCATCTCGTTGGAG TCTTCACTTGCTGCATTTCTGCCGATATTATGGATGCTGATGAATACAAAAATTACCTGGGAGGCATAGTAGCTCAAATTCATGAATACTACACTGATGCTTCCTTCATGGCGTTCAATTTTTTACAGGGAAGTAGGCAAACCCACCTTGCTAACATACTGGTTGGCTATGATGTGACTGTAATGGATTACACTCGGCAATATGAGACTTCCCCATTGCTTACAATGGAAATGCTTCACCATTTCCTCAGATCAGGTGAGGGCTGGATCGTACTTGCCCAGCATAATGTCCTCTTAATGCATTGTGACCGTGGAGGGTGGCCAATTTTGGTTTTCATGCTTGCTGCATTGTTAATAGATACGAACCAATAA
- the LOC141712757 gene encoding uncharacterized protein LOC141712757 isoform X4 translates to MYDGQEAVTHRMDFSSRMGEVDPAIVTMLQGMLECENVLVGMFKQLRDRITGSQPEPVTLRLLARRTSDGRLENIPTENDYKFAGLVVDNDFTNHRDVVAEHKKTGLQHISDLHPSYMSLQYPLLFPYGEDGYRTNIKHRNAENSEFKKNNKVSMREYYVFRAQYRKGEGHTIILGGRLFLQFIVDAWCSVEHGRLIWVRRHQSLIRSELYNNIVDSMRRGDVDATDLGKRVVLPSSFTGGYRYMQQNFQDSLALCKEFGHPDLFITFTCNPKWAEIQHAVHASGSHDASVRPDIVARVFKMKLDTMINDLTKKHVLGHLVGVGYQAVSQFMMHGPCGTANPKCPCMSNGQCTKHYPKSFRDATTLDDDGYTIYRRDMKITVECNGIHLDNRHVVPYHRGLLVKYQGHINVEWCNRSLSIKYLFKYIGKGPDTATIRLEQGRQHQHGSEDASSSVWRNNCDELSLAYTGDPIEAIVNDIYKDLHHMLGDLEYLRSRAILTPLNESVENVNMTVLQRLPGEFKEYKSCDTICKGSSNSEVDEVLYPPEYLNSLKFSGMSNHEIKVKIGAPIMLLRNLNAKKGLCNGTRLIITRCYPFLIEAVIITGKRIGETTYIPRITMCPPDKTLPFVLKRKQFPISVCYAMTVNKIQGQTVHNVGLYLPNPVFGHGQMYVTVSRVTSPAGLKIVTVDNDSTHNGYTKNIVYREIFDNLV, encoded by the exons ATGTATGATGGTCAAGAAGCTGTCACCCACCGAATGGATTTCTCGAGCAGGATGGGGGAGGTGGATCCAGCGATTGTGACCATGTTACAGGGAATGTTGGAATGTGAAAATGTATTGGTGGGTATGTTTAAACAATTGCGGGACCGCATCACGGGTTCTCAACCTGAACCAGTTACCTTGAGGTTGTTGGCAAGAAGAACATCTGATGGACGTCTCGAAAACATCCCAACTGAAAATGATTACAAATTTGCTGGCCTTGTGGTGGATAATGACTTTACAAATCACCGTGATGTTGTGGCTGAGCATAAAAAAACGGGCCTACAACATATCAGTGACCTCCATCCTTCTTACATGTCATTACAATACCCTTTACTATTCCCATATGGGGAAGACGGATACCGAACCAATATTAAGCACCGTAATGCTGAAAATTCTgagtttaaaaaaaataacaagGTCAGCATGCGAGAATATTATGTGTTTCGGGCACAATATCGCAAGGGTGAAGGACATACAATAATTCTCGGAGGCCGCCTATTCTTGCAATTCATAGTTGACGCCTGGTGCTCGGTGGAACACGGTCGTTTAATATGGGTACGAAGACACCAATCTCTAATAAGATCGGAACTTTACAATAACATTGTAGACAGTATGAGACGGGGTGATGTAGATGCCACAGATTTGGGAAAACGAGTGGTCCTGCCATCAAGTTTCACTGGTGGGTATAGATATATGCAGCAGAATTTTCAAGATTCTTTGGCTCTATGCAAGGAATTTGGCCACCCAGATTTGTTCATCACTTTTACCTGTAACCCGAAATGGGCTGAAATCCAGCATGCAGTTCATGCATCAGGCTCGCATGATGCTTCTGTGCGTCCAGATATTGTGGCACGCGTTTTTAAGATGAAACTAGACACCATGATAAATGACCTTACCAAAAAACATGTTCTAGGTCATCTCGTTGGAG TAGGTTACCAAGCTGTCTCTCAGTTTATGATGCATGGGCCATGCGGCACAGCAAACCCTAAATGTCCATGCATGTCCAATGGCCAGTGCACAAAACATTATCCAAAAAGCTTCAGGGATGCCACAACTTTGGATGATGACGGCTACACTATTTATAGGAGGGATATGAAAATTACAGTGGAGTGTAATGGAATACATCTAGATAACAG GCATGTTGTACCCTACCACCGTGGGTTGCTTGTCAAATACCAGGGGCATATAAATGTTGAGTGGTGCAATCGGTCTCTCtcaattaaatatttatttaaatatatcgGCAAGGGGCCGGATACGGCAACAATTCGATTGGAACAGGGTAGGCAGCACCAGCATGGAAGTGAAGATGCATCATCTTCGGTCTGGAGAAACAATTGCGATGAG CTTTCCCTTGCGTACACAGGTGATCCCATCGAAGCAATAGTCAATGACATTTACAAAGACTTACATCACATGCTTGGAGACCTAGAGTATCTACGCAGTAGGGCAATACTGACACCACTTAATGAAAGCGTTGAAAATGTCAATATGACAGTTTTACAAAGACTACCAGGAGAGTTTAAAGAATACAAAAGTTGTGATACTATCTGTAAGGGTTCGTCCAATTCCGAGGTAGACGAAGTGCTGTACCCTCCAGAATACCTGAACTCCCTCAAATTTAGTGGCATGTCAAACCATGAAATTAAAGTCAAAATCGGTGCCCCAATCATGTTGTTACGTAACCTAAATGCCAAAAAAGGGTTATGCAATGGAACTCGCCTCATAATCACTCGGTGTTACCCCTTTCTTATTGAAGCGGTGATTATAACGGGCAAAAGAATTGGTGAAACCACTTACATTCCAAGAATAACTATGTGCCCTCCAGATAAGACTTTGCCTTTTGTGCTAAAAAGGAAGCAATTCCCAATTTCAGTTTGCTATGCAATGACTGTGAATAAAATCCAGGGGCAAACGGTACACAATGTGGGCTTGTACTTGCCTAACCCAGTATTTGGTCATGGGCAAATGTATGTCACAGTCTCAAGAGTAACTTCGCCAGCTGGTTTGAAAATAGTCACAGTGGACAATGATTCGACTCACAACGGCTACACCAAGAATATTGTATACCGAGAAATCTTTGATAATCTGGTGTAG